One window of the Sporichthyaceae bacterium genome contains the following:
- a CDS encoding SMP-30/gluconolactonase/LRE family protein codes for MPRTHRRRQRGIHPRRRTRLSTGAALGLIVATATMLAHWAPSDHSAQASAPTTQEASTTTAATSGAATTPSQGLLPGMPAPLNPQDLYAADGPGMLAPILANVTPRVWVPNSDGHTLTEIDPNTYQVLHTYDVGRNPQHVVPSWDLKTLWVNNDKGNSLTPIDALTGQVGQSVDVHDPYNLYFTPDGKSAVVMASADKQIVFRDPHTMAVQDVVPVPCDGVNHADFSPDGRYMIVSCEFTPMMLKIDVAKRQLLGTLALPGGMPQDVKIAPDGKTWYVADMDRNGLFVLDGDNFKVTGFIDTGKGAHGLYVSRDSKTMYVTNRGEGTISLFDFATGKVTGKWVLPGGGSPDMGGLNVDGTQLWLTGRYNKVVYVIDTATGKLLHKIPVGPGPHGLCFWPQPGRYSLGHTGILR; via the coding sequence ATGCCGCGGACCCATCGCCGTCGCCAACGCGGCATACACCCGCGGCGTCGAACCCGCCTGTCGACCGGCGCGGCTCTCGGCCTGATCGTCGCGACCGCGACGATGCTCGCCCACTGGGCGCCCTCGGACCACAGTGCCCAGGCCAGCGCGCCCACCACGCAGGAGGCCTCGACCACCACGGCCGCCACCAGCGGCGCGGCGACGACTCCGTCCCAGGGCCTGCTGCCCGGGATGCCGGCGCCGCTGAACCCGCAGGACCTCTACGCCGCCGACGGGCCGGGGATGCTCGCACCGATCCTGGCCAACGTCACGCCCCGAGTCTGGGTGCCCAACTCCGACGGGCACACGCTGACCGAGATCGACCCGAACACCTACCAGGTCCTGCACACCTACGACGTCGGACGCAACCCGCAGCACGTCGTCCCGTCCTGGGACCTCAAGACGCTGTGGGTGAACAACGACAAGGGCAACTCGCTGACCCCGATCGATGCGTTGACCGGACAGGTGGGCCAGTCGGTCGACGTGCACGACCCGTACAACCTGTACTTCACCCCGGACGGCAAGTCCGCGGTGGTGATGGCCTCGGCCGACAAGCAGATCGTGTTCCGTGACCCGCACACGATGGCCGTCCAGGACGTCGTGCCGGTGCCCTGCGACGGGGTGAACCACGCCGACTTCTCCCCCGACGGCCGCTACATGATCGTGTCCTGCGAGTTCACACCGATGATGCTGAAGATCGACGTGGCCAAGCGCCAGTTGCTGGGGACCCTGGCACTGCCCGGCGGGATGCCGCAGGACGTCAAGATCGCGCCGGACGGCAAGACCTGGTACGTCGCGGACATGGACCGCAACGGACTGTTCGTGCTCGACGGCGACAACTTCAAGGTCACCGGGTTCATCGACACCGGCAAGGGCGCGCACGGCCTCTACGTCAGCCGCGACTCGAAGACCATGTACGTGACCAACCGCGGCGAGGGCACGATCTCGCTGTTCGACTTCGCCACCGGGAAGGTCACGGGCAAGTGGGTGCTGCCCGGTGGCGGCAGCCCGGACATGGGCGGGCTCAACGTCGACGGAACCCAGCTGTGGCTGACCGGGCGCTACAACAAGGTGGTCTACGTCATCGACACGGCCACCGGGAAGCTGCTGCACAAGATCCCGGTCGGGCCCGGCCCGCACGGGCTGTGCTTCTGGCCGCAGCCGGGACGCTACTCACTGGGCCACACCGGCATCCTGCGCTGA